In Streptococcus uberis, a single window of DNA contains:
- a CDS encoding aminopeptidase P family protein encodes MTKIDHIRHFLTEEKAELAIFSDPVTVNYLTGFACDPHERQMFLFIYEQLVPVLFVPALEVARASKIVNFPVFGYMDSENPWEKIRKVLPNTDAKTIYAEFDHLNVTKFQGLQTVFSGRFENLTPFIQGMRLIKSADEIEKMMIAGDFADKAVKVGFDNISLEATETDIIAQIEFEMKKQGISKMSFDTMVLTGDNAADPHGIPGTNKIENNALLLFDLGVETLGYTSDMTRTVAVGKPDQFKLDIYELCLEAQLKAQEFVKPGVTAAEVDAAARSVIEKAGYGEYFNHRLGHGLGMDVHEFPSIMAGNDMIIEEGMCFSIEPGIYIPGKVGVRIEDCGHVTKDGFQPFTKTSKELLYFEG; translated from the coding sequence ATGACTAAAATTGATCATATTAGACATTTTTTAACAGAAGAAAAGGCTGAACTTGCCATTTTCTCAGATCCAGTCACTGTTAACTATTTGACTGGTTTTGCCTGTGACCCTCATGAACGCCAGATGTTCCTTTTTATTTATGAACAACTGGTACCCGTATTGTTTGTTCCTGCATTGGAGGTCGCGAGAGCCAGCAAAATCGTCAACTTCCCAGTTTTTGGCTACATGGACTCTGAAAACCCTTGGGAAAAAATCCGCAAGGTATTACCCAACACAGATGCTAAAACCATTTATGCTGAATTTGATCATCTCAATGTAACCAAGTTTCAAGGATTGCAAACTGTATTTTCAGGTCGTTTTGAAAACCTAACACCATTTATTCAAGGCATGCGTTTAATTAAATCGGCTGATGAAATTGAAAAAATGATGATTGCCGGAGATTTTGCTGACAAAGCCGTAAAGGTTGGTTTTGACAATATTTCATTAGAAGCTACTGAGACTGATATTATTGCTCAGATTGAGTTTGAAATGAAAAAACAAGGTATCAGTAAAATGAGTTTTGACACCATGGTCTTAACCGGAGATAACGCTGCAGACCCTCATGGTATTCCTGGTACTAATAAAATTGAAAACAATGCCCTACTTCTCTTTGACTTAGGAGTGGAAACCTTGGGTTATACCAGTGACATGACCAGAACAGTGGCGGTTGGCAAACCTGACCAGTTCAAATTGGATATTTACGAGCTTTGCCTCGAAGCCCAATTAAAAGCCCAAGAATTTGTTAAACCTGGTGTTACGGCTGCAGAAGTTGATGCCGCAGCTCGTTCTGTTATTGAAAAAGCTGGTTATGGTGAATACTTTAACCACCGTCTCGGTCATGGCTTAGGTATGGATGTCCACGAGTTTCCTTCCATTATGGCCGGTAACGATATGATTATTGAAGAAGGCATGTGCTTTTCTATTGAACCTGGTATTTACATTCCAGGAAAAGTTGGGGTCCGTATTGAAGACTGTGGTCATGTGACTAAAGACGGTTTCCAACCATTTACCAAAACTTCTAAAGAATTGCTCTACTTTGAAGGCTAA
- the celB gene encoding PTS cellobiose transporter subunit IIC, producing the protein MFELLEKYLMGPMGKVSTWRPVRAIVAAGMASIPLTIVGSAFLVLGVLPQAFPFLAGIWAGSFDKFAALTLLAYKCSMGILTLYFALVIGYEYTKIYAEEDGINLDPLNGGILSVFAFFMTIPELTFTKGSMALVASETTINGWTVGGDSLARLSTSGLFTGILMAILAVQLYRLCVVRNWVVKMPDAVPEGVSRSFTALIPAFIVAITVILINGAFIMMGTDIYKVIAIPFGFVKNITNSIGGIIVIYFLVHALWLVGIHGANIVMGLVNPILLANMAENVNGAHFAFAGEFTNAYVTVGGSGATLGVCLFMAFLAKSEQLKMLGRAAIGSSIFNINEPLIFGLPIVYNPILAIPFITAPVVSAVLAYVVVNLNIVKEAIVQTPWPTPGGFGAFIGSGGDIKAAILAIVCITVAFLIWLPFIKYYDNKLLAEEREVAATVA; encoded by the coding sequence ATGTTTGAATTATTAGAGAAGTACCTCATGGGACCAATGGGTAAAGTTTCTACCTGGCGTCCTGTGCGTGCGATTGTGGCTGCTGGGATGGCAAGTATCCCATTAACAATCGTCGGTTCCGCTTTCTTGGTTTTAGGAGTTCTTCCTCAAGCCTTTCCATTCTTAGCTGGTATCTGGGCAGGTTCATTTGACAAATTTGCTGCACTCACTTTACTTGCTTATAAATGTTCAATGGGTATTTTAACCCTTTACTTCGCATTGGTTATTGGTTACGAATACACAAAAATCTATGCAGAAGAAGATGGTATCAATCTTGACCCATTAAATGGTGGTATTCTTTCAGTATTTGCTTTCTTCATGACCATTCCTGAATTAACATTTACTAAAGGAAGCATGGCTTTAGTAGCTTCTGAAACAACTATTAATGGTTGGACAGTTGGTGGCGATAGCTTAGCTCGTCTTTCAACATCAGGACTTTTCACAGGTATCTTAATGGCTATTCTTGCTGTTCAATTATACCGTCTCTGTGTTGTTAGAAACTGGGTTGTTAAAATGCCAGACGCTGTTCCTGAAGGGGTATCTCGTTCATTTACAGCATTGATTCCAGCATTTATCGTTGCTATCACAGTTATCCTTATCAATGGTGCCTTCATCATGATGGGAACTGATATCTACAAAGTTATCGCTATCCCATTTGGTTTCGTTAAAAACATTACCAACTCTATTGGTGGTATCATCGTTATTTACTTCCTAGTTCATGCTTTATGGTTAGTTGGTATCCACGGTGCAAACATCGTTATGGGTCTTGTTAACCCTATCCTACTTGCAAACATGGCTGAAAACGTTAATGGTGCACACTTTGCCTTCGCAGGTGAGTTCACTAACGCTTATGTAACAGTTGGTGGTTCAGGTGCAACTCTTGGTGTATGTCTCTTCATGGCATTCTTGGCTAAATCAGAACAATTGAAAATGTTGGGTCGTGCCGCTATTGGTTCATCAATTTTCAACATCAATGAGCCATTAATCTTCGGTTTACCAATCGTTTATAACCCAATCCTTGCTATTCCATTTATCACTGCTCCAGTTGTTTCAGCAGTATTAGCATACGTTGTAGTTAACTTAAACATTGTAAAAGAAGCTATCGTACAAACCCCATGGCCAACTCCTGGCGGATTTGGTGCCTTCATCGGATCTGGTGGGGATATCAAAGCAGCAATTCTTGCAATTGTATGTATTACTGTAGCATTCTTGATTTGGTTACCATTTATTAAATATTATGACAATAAATTATTAGCTGAAGAAAGAGAAGTTGCAGCAACTGTAGCATAA
- a CDS encoding DUF871 domain-containing protein: MGKLGISIYPSKSSMSEMKAYIDLAAKYGYQRLFTSMLEVADNAQETVATFTEIIQYGREKGLKTSLDVNPNLFKALNISYNQLEVFAEMGIDALRLDEGFTGYEEAMLTHNNFGITIELNISRGQHYIDMVNDFGPNQTQLIGSHNFYPQAYTGLSFDYFLKTAKQYKKYNLETAAFIDSPDGKIGPWPLSDRMVSAELQRDMSLTAQVSLLKMTGLIDDILLSSSLLSEKDLKEVADAFKQSLPVFPVKVQQELSAVEKEILLDNQHLYRGDKSDYMIRSSQPRVLYKDHSIEPFNTIPIKRGMVTIGNNNAGQYKGELQIALKDRPNDGRQNVVAQISPENDILIDLLRLWQSFLFIEE; this comes from the coding sequence ATGGGAAAATTAGGTATATCCATTTATCCGTCTAAGTCCAGCATGTCTGAAATGAAAGCCTATATTGATTTAGCAGCCAAATATGGTTATCAACGCCTTTTTACGTCTATGTTAGAAGTCGCTGATAATGCTCAGGAAACAGTCGCTACCTTTACTGAAATCATTCAGTATGGAAGAGAAAAAGGCCTTAAAACCTCTTTGGATGTCAATCCCAATCTCTTCAAAGCCTTAAACATTTCCTATAATCAATTGGAAGTATTTGCAGAGATGGGCATCGATGCTCTTCGCTTAGACGAAGGATTCACAGGCTACGAAGAAGCTATGCTAACTCATAATAATTTTGGCATCACAATTGAATTAAATATCTCACGTGGCCAACACTACATCGATATGGTTAACGACTTTGGTCCAAACCAAACACAATTAATAGGATCACATAATTTTTATCCACAAGCCTATACTGGACTGTCCTTTGACTATTTCCTAAAAACGGCCAAACAGTATAAAAAATATAACCTAGAGACAGCAGCCTTTATTGATAGTCCTGACGGGAAAATAGGCCCTTGGCCACTCTCAGATCGGATGGTATCAGCTGAGTTGCAGCGGGATATGTCTTTAACTGCCCAAGTTTCCCTCTTGAAAATGACAGGTCTTATCGACGATATCTTGCTCTCATCAAGTCTTTTATCGGAGAAAGATTTGAAAGAAGTGGCTGACGCCTTCAAACAATCCTTACCTGTATTTCCAGTTAAGGTTCAGCAAGAATTATCGGCTGTAGAAAAAGAAATCCTTCTAGATAATCAACACCTTTATCGAGGAGACAAGTCGGATTACATGATTCGCTCAAGTCAACCTCGCGTGCTCTATAAAGACCATTCCATTGAACCATTCAATACAATTCCAATTAAAAGAGGAATGGTAACCATTGGTAATAATAATGCGGGTCAATATAAAGGTGAATTGCAAATCGCACTAAAAGATCGACCAAATGATGGCCGTCAAAATGTGGTCGCTCAGATTTCCCCTGAAAATGATATCTTGATTGATCTCTTAAGATTATGGCAAAGCTTTTTATTTATTGAAGAATAA